A window of the Danio aesculapii chromosome 10, fDanAes4.1, whole genome shotgun sequence genome harbors these coding sequences:
- the smtlb gene encoding somatolactin beta translates to MKKATALQVCVVVLVCLKKAVIGSPVECPDQEIGGTSCTISAEKLLDRAVQHAELIYRFSEEAKLLFDELLDLFGGMNQYIPGGAVCAPKTVPVPLSKSEIQQISDRWLLHSVLILVQFWIEPLVNLQKSLENYKSAPIGLLSRNQWIASKLSSLEEGLLVLIRQILGEGGLVLGPPEDVSDNTLSVDAFETVRRDYSVIYCFRKDAHKIQTFLKLLKCRQVDRENCSLF, encoded by the exons ATGAAGAAAGCTACAG CTCTACAGGTTTGCGTGGTTGTTCTGGTCTGCTTAAAGAAGGCTGTGATCGGATCTCCAGTGGAGTGTCCAGACCAAGAGATTGGAGGGACGTCCTGCACAATCTCAGCGGAGAAGCTTCTGGACCGAGCCGTTCAACATGCCGAGCTCATTTACCGCTTCTCAGAGGAAGCCAAGCTGCTGTTT GACGAGTTGCTCGACTTATTCGGAGGCATGAATCAGTATATTCCTGGAGGGGCTGTGTGTGCTCCCAAAACGGTGCCGGTTCCTTTGTCTAAAAGCGAAATTCAACAGATTTCC GACAGATGGCTTCTGCACTCAGTCCTGATTCTGGTTCAGTTCTGGATTGAGCCACTGGTGAATCTACAGAAGTCTCTGGAGAACTATAAAAGTGCCCCAATTGGACTTCTTAGCAGGAACCAGTGGATAGCTAGCAAACTATCAAGCCTGGAGGAAGGGCTGCTGGTTCTTATCAGACAG ATTCTGGGTGAAGGAGGTTTGGTGTTGGGTCCTCCTGAAGATGTTTCAGATAACACTCTCTCTGTCGATGCTTTCGAGACAGTGAGACGAGACTACAGTGTGATCTACTGCTTCAGAAAAGACGCACACAAGATTCAGACGTTTCTTAAACTCCTGAAGTGCCGCCAGGTTGACAGGGAAAACTGCTCCCTCTTCTAA